Below is a window of Candidatus Dependentiae bacterium DNA.
ATTCGCAGATCAACTGAACTTATTGAGCAGCTGAAATCAACAACAAGCAATCATGAAAACAATAAGCCAATTTCGGCAGAAAATAGTCACGTTGCAAGAGAAAATGAGCAATTGCGCATTGCGATTCAACATACGGCGCAGAAAATTAAGGATCTCGAATTTCTCGGCGCGACGCTTGATGATATTAACTTTGAAGAATTATCACCAAAAAAAGCGTTTGATTTGCTCTGGCAATTTAAAGAGCAGCGCCTGAAAAAAGTGAACGCTCGCGGTTAACGGTTGAGTTTAAAAACGATTGCGCGCCGTACGAATAAAAAAGTTTTCGTTGCGGCCCGAAACCAAGAAATTCATAAGTGCGGTACATTCTTTCAAGTGTCGCTAATTTTTGATGAAGCTCGAAATCGGGCGAACTGATTTGAGAAAGATCTTCTTCAAATTGTGCGCGGTGATGCTCGGGAATATGCGGCGCATAACAACGCAATTGAGAAAGCCAATAGAGAATGAGTCCCTCAGCTTCAAACGGCACACTTGTTTGCGGTTTATTAAATTTATTTAATGCGTTTTCGATATTGATGAGCCCTTCCCGTACAGGATTTCGATGCTGATCGGAAAGAACATCTTTTGAGAAGCGATTCACTTGGCGATATAAAACATACAATCCACCAAGAATTGCAATCGCGGGCAATGTCATTGCTAAGTTAAAATTTACGTGGTTTTGGTTCAGCCCGTGCCGCACAGCATCGATTGCATTTAAAGCTTCCATGCGAATTTCAATAAGCGGCGCGGTAATACTTCCATAATACCATGCTTTTCCGGGATTATTATATGCGAAATCAATATCATCTTTCAACTGAGAAGAGTCACGCTTTAACGTCATTTCATGAGCAAGTTTTTTTATTTCATCAGCCGTTTTTTGCGGATACTTAGTTGTGAGATATTTGTTGTTAATACTTTCAGTTTTTAATTCAAACTCAGTGGGATCTTCTTTATTTTGTTTTGAAAAATATGCATCAAATATATTTTTTAAAGGCTCGGTCAGATTTGTTTGAATTAGTTTTTTTATCGCGGCTAAGGTTTGCTCAGATGTTTGAGTAATCTGCTCCTGATGGGTTTTATAATAAATTAATCCACCTAAGGCCGCTGCAGCCCCAACAGTATACTTTAGCCAATTGCGTTCAAAATGGCTTGGGTTCTGATGCTTTGAGAGACGCAAAAGTGCCGTGGTTTCAAAGTGTGTCGCAATTTCATAATTACGCATTAAAAGACCGTGGAGTTCTTCCAATGAAAGAGCATTGCCCTGCTGAGATTCTTCAAATGTTTCTTGATTAAGGCACGCATTAATTAGAAAAGTTGTTTTTGCAAGATGCGATTTAAACTCATCCTCCGTCTTGATGGTATTAATTTTATGGGTATTGCGATAAATATTACCTAAAAAATACGTATAATAATAAATAGCTTCTTTTATATTTTTTATAGATTCATTAGCTATCATCGCGAGTGGTTTTTTTTCAAAGAATTTAGTAGGCCAGTGAGTTGCAAAATAAAGAATTGGGCGATTATTTATCCTCTGCCAATATTCAAGAAGATCAAAAAGTCTCGTAACTATTTTAATGAGCTGGTTCATAACGAGAACCGATTCTTTTTTGCACATGGCCGAAAGCGCCACCGTTTCCGCTTGATCATACAACTGAGCAGCTGTTTGCTTGCTAGGATCAGAAATCGCTTTCAAGCGCAAAGCATTTTGTTTTTTATAAAGTTTGCCTAATTCTGCCATTGTATCATTTTCTCGAGGCATATCGATGGGAGGCAGCATGAGATTTTCAGCTGATAAACCCCTGGTGGAATTTGCTATTAGTAAATTTTTATTGATGGCTTCGATAAAACTTTCTTCCTGCTTAAGTGAAGAAAGTGCTTCTGAATAAGAAAAGAGGGATAAAAGTACGGCATTTATTAGTGCCAAGCGAGCGATTTTCATTAAAAATCCTATTAAAGATGGCCCTAGATGCTTAACGAGCAAGTTATCTGAGTAAAAAAGTGTCCAATTAACGCTTTATTTTGCCCGAAAAATCGTTTTTTTTGCGTAAAATAACGACCTCTTGAGCTTAGCATACTGGGTTATTATCTCAAATGCCCCAGGAAAAGCCTGAAAGGGCAAGACAATGCGTATTTTTTATGTTAAAGTTGAAAGGTATTTATGAGATTGAGCTGTGTAGACAGATTTATCTCATCTGTTAAAATACAGCTAGTAGAATATGTTGATATCTCGTATGCAAATAAAGGTTGCTTTATGGAACAAAAAACACGCACCCAAGCCACAGAAAATCCATCTGTTCCGACATTTGAACGCTATGCGATCATTCAAACCGGTGGTAAACAATATCAAGCGATAGAAGGAAAAACCATCGCTATCGAAAAAATTGAAGGTGAAGCAGGAGCTCAGCTTGAGTTCGATGCGCTTCTACGTAAGATGGGCCCTGGAGAAATCCAAATAGGCCAACCATTGCTCCCAACAAAGGTGAAAGCATCGATTATCAAGCAGATGAAAGCGCCTAAGGTGATTGTGTTCAAGTTCAAGCGCCGCAAAAAGTCACGCGTCAAAAAGGGGCATCGCCAACCAATGACCGTGGTTCGTATAGAATCGATCTAGTTATTTTCATGAGAAAATGGAGGTTTTTATCATGATATCCAGAAAAGTTTCAGTTCTTTTTTTAGTTCCAGTTCTCTTACATTCTTTTTCATATGCAGGCAGGATTGAAAAGATTCCTGAATATGCTTTGAAGGAAGAGGTTATTCATAAGAAAAAAACATTCACAGTTGAAAAAATAGATGAATGGCAAGAGAGCCATGACAAGAAGGCAACATTTGTAACTAAAGATTTTCAAAGATTTTTTTTAGTTAACCACAATGATTACTTAATACCTTTTATTGCCCGTCCTGCACTTTATAAGACTTATTATACCCAAGAAACAGAATACACTAGTAAGAGCTCTACCAAACCTAATCTAACTGAATACATCAAACGCGAGGATCAAGAATCATTCGCGCTGACTAGTTTTGGAAAAGGTTTTGTTGGGTCTTTCACAGTTGCAACAACTGGCCTTCTTGCGTGGTATTTTTTGAGAAAATAGACTCACTACAATCTATCGGTGACGGTAATGCGCTTTAACCTCTTATTATTAGCTTTTCTTTTTGCCTTTAATGCGCATGCCGAGACCGTATTTATTTATGCACATGGTTTGGGCGGTTCTCAGGAGCAGGCGCGCAAACTTTATATGCGCTTTCGCGACGAGCAAACTGAAAATAAGCACTGGGTAATTGATGGCAACATCGCGCTTTTTGATTTTGCTGACGTTTTACCACAACCGAACATGTATCGCCGCGAGTTAGTTTGTTTAGGTCAGCAAGCAGACCTGGATAGATTGCATTTTGCCTATCAAGAAACACTGAAAAGAGTTCCGGATGCGGAAATTGTTCTTTTTGGTTTATCGCGCGGTGCCGCTACGATTATTAATTATGTTGGGCTCTATAAACCTGTGCAGCTTAAAGCGATTGTTCTCGATTCACCGTTTGATTCGTTTGAATCGATTATTAATCACATAAAAAAAGTTTATTTCCTTCAGTGGATTCCGCAAGCTCTTGCGCGTTCGATGATGCGAATGCGATTTCCTTCTCTTGAGATCGATGGCATTATGCCAAGTAAGACAATTAATTGGTTGCCAATTACTGTTCCCACAATTTTTATCCACAGTCAAACTGACTTAGTAGTACCTATCGACTCTTCCCGCTTTTTATTTGAAACACTAAAAAGTCGCGGGCACAAAGATCTTTATTTGCTTGAACTCCCTGATGGGCCGCACGGAATGTTAATGCGTTCTGAGCACGCGGCACATTATGAGGCGGTTGTGCATGCTTTTTTTGCTCGCTATAATATAGCTTGCAACGGTGAGATTGCGCATCTAGGGACAAATAAATTAAATCTATGTCGCGCCCTATAAGCTAGGGCATCAGCGAAAATTTAGGGAAGGGACGACGATGTTAAAGCGAATCTTACTCCTCAATGTTTTTTTAGCTTCACATTTTGCTTATACTATGAATCAAAATAGTGGGAAATATACTTTTATCGGTACAATACCTGCTGGGGCTGTGAAAAACAGTGAACAACAGTTAATACTCCCAAAAAAGAATATTCAGCTCAATGAAAATAATCCTGCGCAAGAAAATGATCACACAAGAAATGTATTTGGTTATTGGGGGATTTTCTCTTGCTGTTTTAATGTTTCGCAAGAAAACGAATAGTTTTCTTTAAGAAAAAAGGAGAGTAAATGAAACAATTACTATATGTTATTATAGCGTTAGGTTATGTGCCTGCATCTCTTGCGATGGAAAATAACGCGTTTATCATTTTTCAGATAATGTCATCAGTTGAAAAAGAAAGTTTGCTTTATAAAAACAGAGAAACGCAAATAAATGCGCGCGTTAATGATAATATTCCGAAGCACCAAACAGCAAATCCTCAAGTGGTAGCTGCGCGCTTGGCTGGCAACAATAATAATCTACGCAACGTTTCAGAAAATTCTTGTATGCGATTTTTAAATTTATTTTGTTGCGGTCAATGCAATGATTAAATTTGATTAAGTAAGCTCTGTGTAGAGCAAGCTTGGCTGAATTCCTTGATTGTGCTGATACTTACCGCTAGAATACCGATCGAAATCTCCCTCGATCGTATGGTAAAATATTTGGCAAATTTCAATTCCCGGATAAATTCTAATAGGTTGCACGCAGAAAATTTCTAGCGTCCAATAACCACTAAAGCCAACGTCGCCAAATCCTGCGGTAATATGAATGAATAGGCCGAGTCTTGCAATTGAGGATCTTCCTTCAATGAGCGGCACTAAGTTATCTGTTTTAGTATACTCTACCGTGCGTCCTAAATATAATTTTCCTGGCGTTAATTCAAGCCCGTTTTCTGGTATCACAATCGAAGCTGTACTATTCGCTTTTTTCATATCAAGTACTTGATCTTGATATACAAGAAGTTCATTATGCAATCGCAAATTATAACTGTTCGGGTTAAGTTGCTTTTCATTGAACGGCGTAATATGAATATCGTTATTGAGTCTTCGTTTAATCTCTCGTCCTGAAATAATCAACTTGTTCCTTTCTCGATTGATGCGATGCGCCTTGCGTGTTTAATTTTCCTTCGTGTAAAATCATAGCGGAATCGTGTGCATATGCAAATTCATCGTGGCAAATATAAATCGTGCTGCGTGAATTATTTTGTGCCAAGCACAATTCTTCAATTTTTGGCCTGAGTGATTTTTCTATTCCTGAAAACGGTTCATCAAGAAGCATAAGGTGAGGCTCTTGCGCCAATGCCTGTGCAATCATCATGCGTTGGCACATGCCAAATGAAAACGATTTTATTTTTTGATGCGCAACGTTTTGTAAATTAACTTGCTCCAAATAAAAAAAAATTTGATCGTTCGTTATAGTTTTTTTGCGTAAGCTGAAAACATATGAAATTACTTGATGTGGTGTTAAAAATTGCGGCAAGGAAAAATCATGACCTATATACACAATAGGATAATTGGTGCGATATATTGAGCCGGATGATGGATGCAAAAGCCCGGCAAGGATTTTTAAGAAAGTAGTTTTTCCTGAACCGTTCGTGCCCTGCAAAAAAATTAACTTACCGTGATTTATCGAACAAGAAATGTTATCTAGAACGAGTTTGCGCTTGCCTAAAAAAGAAAAAGAATAAGAAAAACTTACATCTTTCAGTTCAATAAGCGGATCAGGAGAAATCATAATTTTGCAACGACTGCCAAATCTTTATTGAGGCCTGCAAGTACGAGCAGATTTCCTTCTTGTACAACATAATCTTTATCGACAGGAATTATTTCTCCGTCTTTTTTTATTCCGATGCAATTGAGGTGATAATTTTCCTGGAGACCAATTTTCTTAATAGTTTTGCCAGAAAACTTTTCTGGTGCACTTATTTGGCTGATCGAATAATTTTTTGCAATTCGCGAAATGACTCTGAACGGTAAGCTCAAATTATCGGCAAGGCTGTTACCTATTTCACGTTCTGGCAAAATTATTTGATCTGCGCCTATCAATAAAAGAATTTCTTTGTGAATTTCGTTAACTGCTCGGGTGATTACTAATGGAACGTTGAGTCTTTTTTTGAGTAGGGCCGTTATCAAAATTGAACCTGCAAAATTTTCTCCCATTGCAACGATTACTGCATCCATTTCGTCAACACCAATAGATCTGAGAGATGCTTCATCATGCACTTGCATGCAAATCGCCTGAGTAATGCTATCGCGTACCGAAGCGACAATTGTTTCATTGTTATCGACACCTAGCACTTCCATGCCATTTTCTGCAAGCCGCGTCGCGACGTGATAACCAAAGCGTCCTAATCCGAGCACACAAAATTTCATAAATGTCCCTTGCTTTTAAGATAACATAACTCGTTCTTCAGGATACTGAAATTCCGGTGCTTCTAATTTTTTGCGCAATGCGACAGCAACCGTGAGCGATCCAATACGGCCTACAATCATTGTTGCCATAATAAATAATTTCCCTGAAAGGGAAAGATAAGGCGTAATTCCAGTATCAACGCCAAGCGTTGCGTATGCCGATATTACTGCGAAAATTACATCAAGAAAATCCCATCCTTTTTCTGTAATAAGTAAACAAAAAATGGTGACAAGTATCCATGCTTGACTTAATGCAATAATAGCAAGCGTTCGATAAACTTGATCTTTTGCTATGCGCCTTCCTTTAATTTGCACCGAAGATTTTCCTTCAATTGCGGCTTTTACTGTCGCAAGAAAAATTGCAAACGTTGTAGTTCTGATACCACTCCCTGTAGAACCTGGTGATGAACCGATAAAGGCAACCACCATTATCATAAGAATTGTTGCAATGTTCAAATCAAAAATGCTGACGGTCAGAAAACCGGTACTTCTATTGGAAACTGCATTGAAAATTGAATTTAAAATAGCGGTAAACGGATCCATATGCGCAAGGGTATTTTGCCTTTCAAGAAGCCAAAAAAGCACAATCGCTCCGGTCATAAGCAATGCGGTCATCGAAAGCGTAATTTTTGTTTGTAAAGAAAGATGGGGGCGTTTTCCGACTCTTCGAGCTCGCACATATTCAATGAGTTCGTGAATCGTAATAAAGCCGATACCGCCTAAGAGCATCAATAGGGTTGTCGAGACAAGCATTAACCAATTAGTTTTATATGCGATCATACCGTCCGGAAAAAGCGAAAGGCCTGCATCGCAAAATGAAGAAACAGAATGGAAGAGGGACAAAAAAATTGCTTTTTGCAGTGGGTATTCGTTATGAATTGCAATAAAGATAAAAACAGCCCCTATGAGCTCTATCGCTAGGGTGAGCCCTATGATAAAAAATATCATATGTTTGATATTCTTCCATGTTTCCAACTCAAGCAATTTTCCTGCCAGAATTTGAGCTCCTAACCCAAATTCCATAAAAAATAACATTAAAAAAAGTGTAAGTGTTATTATGCCAAGCCCACCTATTTGCATCAGACAAAAAATAACCAATTGGCCAAACGAGGTAAAGTCGGTCAATGGTACCGTTAGTAGGCCTGTAACGCAGGTCACAGATGTGGAAGTAAACAGAAGATCGATGAGAGAAATGGGCACTTTTCTTGCTATCGGCAATGACAAAAGGAATGTTCCAATTGCTATCGCACAACCGACCGAAGCAAGAATAATACGGCCAGGCGAAAAATGTGAGATATGTTTTACAGGCATGAACCCATTCCTTATGATCGCTTGAAAGACCAAATAAGACCAACGACTACCACAATCAGCAATAGTACTAAGTGGCTAAAATAGCGGTCAATATATTCTTTGATCTTTGCTCCATAAGTGCGCAATACGGTTGCTAATAAAAAATAGCGCATTGAGCGAGCAATAAGCGAGCAACCGAGAAACTGCCAAAGTGGAACGTGAAAAAATCCAGCGCAGATGGTAAATATTTTATAAGGAACTGGAAGAAATCCTGCGATGATAAGTGCCCAGCCCTGATATTGTTTGCACAATGAAAGAGCCATTTCAAATTGATCAGCGCTAAAAAAACAACCTACTAATCGGGTGCCGACTAAATCCCAGCAAAATGCTCCCAAACTATATCCCATGAGCCCGCCAATAACGGATGATACCGTAGCGATGCTTGCAAAATACCAAGATTTCCCAGGGTATTCAATGCAATAAAGAATAAGCAGTGGATCGACAGGGATCAATATGATCGATTCGATAAAAAAAACAAACGCGAGAAGAGGGATGGCGTACGCTTCATGTACTTGTGCGCCAACCCAATTATAACAACGCTTGAGAGCATTCATCGTATGCACTCTTCCTATTTTATCAGATTATTAAGATACTCATGTACCCGATCAACAGAAATTCTTTCTTGCTGCATCGTATCACGGTTTCTTGCTGTTACGCAATGATCATTTTCGCTCTCAAAATCATAGGTGAAACACACCGGTGTACCGATTTCATCTTGACGGCGATAGCGTTTACCAATAGAGCCAGATTCATCAAGTTGCACCATAATTCCACTACGGCGCAAATCACGATATATTTTTTCAACAGGCTCAATTTGCTTTTTAGTAAGTGGCATGAGTGCCGCTTTTATT
It encodes the following:
- the rplU gene encoding 50S ribosomal protein L21 — encoded protein: MEQKTRTQATENPSVPTFERYAIIQTGGKQYQAIEGKTIAIEKIEGEAGAQLEFDALLRKMGPGEIQIGQPLLPTKVKASIIKQMKAPKVIVFKFKRRKKSRVKKGHRQPMTVVRIESI
- a CDS encoding DedA family protein, giving the protein MNALKRCYNWVGAQVHEAYAIPLLAFVFFIESIILIPVDPLLILYCIEYPGKSWYFASIATVSSVIGGLMGYSLGAFCWDLVGTRLVGCFFSADQFEMALSLCKQYQGWALIIAGFLPVPYKIFTICAGFFHVPLWQFLGCSLIARSMRYFLLATVLRTYGAKIKEYIDRYFSHLVLLLIVVVVGLIWSFKRS
- a CDS encoding TrkA family potassium uptake protein, with amino-acid sequence MKFCVLGLGRFGYHVATRLAENGMEVLGVDNNETIVASVRDSITQAICMQVHDEASLRSIGVDEMDAVIVAMGENFAGSILITALLKKRLNVPLVITRAVNEIHKEILLLIGADQIILPEREIGNSLADNLSLPFRVISRIAKNYSISQISAPEKFSGKTIKKIGLQENYHLNCIGIKKDGEIIPVDKDYVVQEGNLLVLAGLNKDLAVVAKL
- a CDS encoding dCTP deaminase, giving the protein MIISGREIKRRLNNDIHITPFNEKQLNPNSYNLRLHNELLVYQDQVLDMKKANSTASIVIPENGLELTPGKLYLGRTVEYTKTDNLVPLIEGRSSIARLGLFIHITAGFGDVGFSGYWTLEIFCVQPIRIYPGIEICQIFYHTIEGDFDRYSSGKYQHNQGIQPSLLYTELT
- a CDS encoding ABC transporter ATP-binding protein gives rise to the protein MISPDPLIELKDVSFSYSFSFLGKRKLVLDNISCSINHGKLIFLQGTNGSGKTTFLKILAGLLHPSSGSIYRTNYPIVYIGHDFSLPQFLTPHQVISYVFSLRKKTITNDQIFFYLEQVNLQNVAHQKIKSFSFGMCQRMMIAQALAQEPHLMLLDEPFSGIEKSLRPKIEELCLAQNNSRSTIYICHDEFAYAHDSAMILHEGKLNTQGASHQSRKEQVDYFRTRD
- a CDS encoding prolyl oligopeptidase family serine peptidase, with the translated sequence MRFNLLLLAFLFAFNAHAETVFIYAHGLGGSQEQARKLYMRFRDEQTENKHWVIDGNIALFDFADVLPQPNMYRRELVCLGQQADLDRLHFAYQETLKRVPDAEIVLFGLSRGAATIINYVGLYKPVQLKAIVLDSPFDSFESIINHIKKVYFLQWIPQALARSMMRMRFPSLEIDGIMPSKTINWLPITVPTIFIHSQTDLVVPIDSSRFLFETLKSRGHKDLYLLELPDGPHGMLMRSEHAAHYEAVVHAFFARYNIACNGEIAHLGTNKLNLCRAL